In Acidobacteriota bacterium, a genomic segment contains:
- a CDS encoding tRNA-binding protein, with protein MSPAPVKPAISKSLLDQIDVRVGTIRSVTDVPDANKLVALRVTFGDHERTIVAGIKLERADVQELVGRQALFVVNLEPRKMRGVTSEGMLFDLGFADGIKPALSVPEVAVPDGTRAG; from the coding sequence ATGAGCCCTGCACCGGTAAAGCCAGCCATCTCGAAGAGTCTGCTCGACCAGATCGACGTGCGCGTTGGGACCATCCGGTCGGTCACCGACGTGCCGGACGCGAACAAGCTCGTCGCGCTGCGCGTGACCTTTGGCGACCACGAGCGGACCATCGTCGCGGGCATCAAGTTGGAGCGCGCGGACGTGCAGGAGCTGGTCGGGCGGCAGGCGCTGTTCGTGGTGAACCTGGAACCGCGGAAGATGCGCGGCGTCACGAGCGAAGGCATGCTGTTCGATCTGGGATTCGCGGACGGCATCAAGCCCGCGCTGTCCGTGCCGGAGGTGGCTGTGCCCGACGGCACGCGCGCCGGCTGA
- a CDS encoding DUF962 domain-containing protein, whose amino-acid sequence MSLYAKYDSQHRHPVNRALHMLAIPLGFSALIVVWFHWVIALLLIPAAFALAWIGHMVEGNQPATVSHPAAIFMAPLWMARRLFGMRS is encoded by the coding sequence ATGAGCTTGTATGCGAAGTACGACAGCCAACATCGGCATCCCGTCAACCGCGCGCTGCACATGCTGGCCATCCCGCTGGGGTTCTCGGCGCTGATCGTGGTGTGGTTCCACTGGGTGATCGCGCTGCTGCTCATCCCGGCGGCGTTCGCGCTGGCATGGATCGGGCACATGGTGGAAGGGAACCAGCCTGCCACCGTGAGCCATCCGGCCGCCATTTTCATGGCCCCGCTCTGGATGGCGCGGCGGCTGTTCGGCATGCGTTCCTAA